A single Fusarium oxysporum Fo47 chromosome IV, complete sequence DNA region contains:
- a CDS encoding SGNH hydrolase-type esterase domain-containing protein codes for MTVHFGANDSCSPGESQHCDLDTFKTNVRRILNWEGVRLHETKVLLVTPSPVEEYRLPHDGKGRADRVAMYADAIRDIGKQENVPVVDLWTAMMRTANWKDDAADGILPGSSRTVPSMELGRLFYDGLHLNQEGYGIYTEELLRVLEAEVPECRIEGTDEWYPEWIRFHPPAGSRV; via the coding sequence ATGACGGTTCATTTTGGTGCCAACGACTCTTGTAGCCCTGGCGAGTCTCAGCATTGCGACCTCGACACGTTCAAAACAAACGTCAGACGTATTTTGAACTGGGAGGGTGTTAGGCTTCACGAGACGAAAGTACTCCTTGTGACGCCCTCTCCCGTGGAAGAGTATCGGCTGCCACATGACGGAAAGGGCAGGGCAGACCGAGTGGCGATGTATGCAGACGCGATCCGGGATATCGGGAAGCAGGAAAATGTGCCCGTCGTTGACCTTTGGACTGCAATGATGCGCACCGCTAATTGGAaagatgatgctgctgatggcATATTGCCTGGGTCTTCAAGGACAGTCCCCAGCATGGAACTTGGGCGACTCTTCTACGATGGTCTTCACTTGAACCAGGAAGGGTATGGAATCTACACGGAAGAGCTTTTACGTGTCCTTGAAGCGGAAGTTCCTGAATGTCGGATTGAAGGCACTGACGAGTGGTATCCCGAGTGGATTAGGTTTCATCCGCCTGCAGGATCGAGGGTAG